A part of Trichocoleus sp. FACHB-46 genomic DNA contains:
- a CDS encoding DUF2834 domain-containing protein encodes MLKATNLPTTHVFSGIKVLYLILTIAGSIAPWFWLLQDPSALLSPSFFLHQAFANNIAAGLTTDLLISAIAFFWFVWIELNRLNIPRAWIILYIGLTFGVGLSCSLPFFLYRREQLLERTV; translated from the coding sequence ATGTTGAAGGCAACAAATCTTCCGACAACCCACGTATTCAGCGGTATCAAAGTTCTGTATTTGATACTCACCATTGCCGGTTCCATTGCACCCTGGTTCTGGCTCCTACAAGATCCCTCGGCATTGCTTTCTCCCTCCTTCTTCCTGCACCAAGCCTTTGCGAATAACATTGCAGCAGGGTTGACAACGGATTTACTGATTTCTGCGATCGCCTTCTTTTGGTTTGTATGGATTGAATTGAACCGGTTAAACATCCCACGAGCCTGGATCATTCTGTATATTGGATTGACCTTTGGCGTTGGACTTTCCTGTTCTCTACCCTTCTTCCTATACCGTCGAGAGCAACTTCTAGAACGAACTGTTT
- a CDS encoding NUDIX domain-containing protein, producing the protein MIRDRQVLCARTRGKDVFYLPGGKREKGESDWEALPREVQEELNVSLIADTLTEVLVVQEVAHGYTEPLGWQCAALGQTAGVK; encoded by the coding sequence TTGATCAGGGATAGACAGGTCCTGTGTGCCCGGACAAGGGGCAAGGATGTGTTTTATCTACCCGGTGGCAAGCGGGAGAAGGGTGAGTCTGACTGGGAAGCTTTGCCCCGAGAGGTTCAGGAGGAACTCAATGTCAGCCTGATTGCTGACACTCTAACAGAGGTGCTGGTCGTGCAGGAAGTCGCGCATGGATACACAGAACCACTTGGGTGGCAATGCGCTGCTTTGGGGCAGACTGCAGGGGTGAAATAA
- a CDS encoding helix-turn-helix domain-containing protein, whose amino-acid sequence MQQRTHASNLPLDSFGLLLKQWRGQRGFSQLDLAVTSQVSQRHISFLESGRAKPSREMVLQLSEVLEIPLRQQNLMLTAAGFAPVHTETDLSAPEMTSIRKALDFMLRQQEPYPALVVDRYWNLLLTNQAANRLLNAFISPEELQAHFYRDGKVNLMRAMFHPQGFRPFVVNWDDFSVHLLQRLQREAIAEGESEQSKALLNELMSYPDIVGVWHAAARVAQNTMLLTVHLKRGDLELQFFSTIATLGTPYDITLQELRIECLFPANDQTEHRWKQLLKA is encoded by the coding sequence ATGCAGCAACGCACCCATGCCTCAAATCTACCCCTTGACTCGTTTGGACTGCTTCTGAAGCAATGGCGGGGCCAGCGAGGATTTAGCCAGCTTGATTTAGCCGTGACCAGTCAAGTATCTCAACGCCACATTAGTTTTCTGGAATCCGGACGAGCCAAACCCAGCCGAGAGATGGTATTGCAACTATCAGAGGTGCTAGAGATTCCGTTAAGACAGCAAAACTTGATGCTGACGGCTGCTGGATTTGCCCCTGTTCACACAGAGACTGACCTATCGGCTCCTGAAATGACTTCGATCCGGAAAGCGCTCGACTTCATGCTGCGCCAGCAGGAACCCTACCCAGCACTTGTGGTCGATCGCTACTGGAACCTGCTGCTGACCAACCAAGCTGCCAATCGACTGCTGAACGCTTTTATTAGCCCCGAGGAACTGCAAGCTCACTTCTATCGCGATGGAAAAGTTAATCTGATGCGGGCGATGTTTCATCCTCAAGGGTTCCGTCCCTTTGTGGTGAACTGGGACGATTTTTCAGTGCATTTGTTACAACGCTTGCAGCGAGAAGCCATTGCTGAAGGTGAAAGTGAACAATCTAAAGCGTTATTGAATGAGTTAATGAGTTATCCCGATATTGTTGGGGTTTGGCATGCTGCTGCTCGTGTGGCTCAAAATACCATGCTGCTGACCGTTCATCTCAAACGGGGAGATCTAGAATTGCAATTTTTCTCGACGATCGCCACACTCGGTACTCCCTACGACATTACCCTACAAGAACTCAGGATTGAGTGTTTATTTCCAGCCAATGACCAGACAGAGCATCGCTGGAAACAACTCCTGAAAGCTTAG